A stretch of the Conger conger chromosome 3, fConCon1.1, whole genome shotgun sequence genome encodes the following:
- the LOC133124487 gene encoding claudin-14-like, protein MGNKVIQILGFFLGLLGLLGTTVAMVMPHWRRSVSVGSSALTDTAYMKGLWMECVWHSTGIYLCEIHRSLLDLPRDLQAARALMVLSCLASMLAAALSTVGMDCTSCARGSPAKTALAAAGGACYIVAGLLCLVTSSWTTNDIIRDFPSHLLPGGVRYEIGQAVYVGFVSAAFSVAGGVVLCLSCGKSPKYFLCRNETHDALQLLPIKYQPPVAETGNDNPAGLSTSTSEYKLNDLSVSRDGQAPLSERYNSLNLQPPIFENCGPVTQTKIVLE, encoded by the coding sequence ATGGGAAACAAGGTCATTCAGATCCTGGGCTTCTTCCTTGGCCTTCTGGGACTGCTGGGGACGACGGTCGCCATGGTGATGCCGCACTGGCGCCGCTCTGTGTCGGTGGGCTCCAGCGCCCTCACCGACACGGCCTACATGAAGGGCCTTTGGATGGAGTGCGTGTGGCACAGCACGGGCATCTACCTGTGCGAGATCCACCGCTCCCTGCTTGACCTCCCCCGAGACCTGCAGGCCGCCCGGGCCCTCATGGTGCTCTCCTGCCTGGCCTCCATGCTGGCGGCGGCCCTCTCCACCGTGGGCATGGACTGCACCAGCTGCGCCCGTGGCTCGCCCGCCAAAACGGCGTTGGCGGCCGCGGGAGGGGCGTGCTACATCGTGGCGGGCCTCCTCTGCCTGGTGACCTCGTCATGGACCACCAACGACATCATCCGAGACTTCCCCAGCCACCTGCTGCCGGGCGGGGTGAGGTACGAGATCGGTCAGGCCGTCTACGTGGGCTTCGTCTCCGCCGCCTTCAGCGTCGCGGGCGGGGTCGTGCTCTGCCTGTCCTGCGGGAAGTCGCCCAAATACTTCCTCTGCCGTAACGAGACCCACGACGCCCTGCAGCTGCTTCCCATTAAATACCAACCCCCGGTCGCCGAAACGGGGAACGACAATCCCGCCGGATTGTCCACCTCCACGAGCGAATATAAATTGAATGACTTGAGTGTGAGCAGGGATGGACAGGCCCCATTATCGGAGAGATATAATAGCTTGAATCTGCAGCCGCCGATTTTTGAAAACTGTGGGCCAGTTACACAGACAAAGATAGTACTGGAGTAA